Genomic segment of Besnoitia besnoiti strain Bb-Ger1 chromosome Unknown contig00106, whole genome shotgun sequence:
ttggtagtggtcttggttggacaatgtatcctccactaagtactagcttgatggtgttaaatccagaggcaactgattggattatcggaggtcttgcagtactaggaattagtagtattttaagttctattaacttccttggtacttgcgtcttcatgggttctaatgctggtgctaagaactatattctatatatctgggctatcatatttactgcccttatgttagtcttcactctacctattcttactggtggattagttatgatccttcttgatctacacgtaaacactgaattttatgattctatgtattctggtgatagtgtactttatcaacatctattctggttcttcggacatccagaggtatacattctaatttattacacatcttctatttacatttaaatggttctagtaaccctgcaggtattgattccgcacttaaagtagccttctatcctcatatgttaatgaccgatgctaaatgtctatcctatctaattggtttaattttcttacaaacggcttttggtttgattgaattatcgcacccagataactccataccagtgaaccggtttgtaactccgcttcatatcgtacctgaatggtactttttagcatattatgcggtgttaaaagtaatcccatccaaaaccggtggtttgttagtatttatgtcctctctcattaacttagctcttttatctgaaattcgagctttgaatactcgaatgttgatacgacaacattttatgactcgaaatgtagtcagtggatgggtaattatttggtatacagtatgatcttcttgattattattggtagtgctattcccaagcgacttatatcttatatggtagattagctactatcgtatatcttactaccggattggttctatgcttatactaaatcaatagttataatgactacagcttccaagcaaacatgattaccgtgatattgaaatccaacacttttagctgtcttaagcagtccagtggggtggtggtgtactgcaatcataaagaacttggtattctgttctaattccccgtggtaaacacagtcaacgaatggcggaaggagcattcatatgttatgcagtgtcttaggagagatactctagatttagcattcatctacagctacggtaactgttgtgtttaaatagcggttaacctttccttttccttacgtactcagggcatgcaataccaatcagataacaactgaagctagactccatgttacacttactaaaatgggattcctaggttgatataaactacctttttctggggagtatatactacgagttggactactggtttagatcttgaaggtctttgtttaccggatccaagttctcttgtgctttcatgaccatcatgttaagtgcattaagtatagtggtatccagcgtatatttgaaaaaccaacatttgtatacaagctgtacgaatatcatgacattcactttggtagtcgccttcttaatgttagtctgtacggaatacacggatcggattcttgttggcctggcacctgtttagtaactggatgaacgctttttacgcctggtatgcatggataatactcgactcttctatagtttaaccgctactgctgggactgtatattatgtacttacggtagtactatcaagcctcttcttccaaatagatttcatggaaaacctaaaattcgcatgtttgattgacatttagccgctaatatacaatcatccaagatatatttatctatcgcaggttcggtctaatgtcccgttatactatatagatcacatggcttctggtactttgagatcatgctaacggcgagaagggaagtgtgtttcaataactagctgagtgcttgtacgataattatatcaatgcagtaccaattaaggcgtgtagcatctcctatgctccttaacatcacagctatgtcgaattatcgcacccagataactccataccagtgaaccggtttgtaactccgcttcatatcgtacctgaatggtactttttagcatattatgcggtgttaaaagtaatcccatccaaaaccggtggtttgttagtatttatgttatcaacatgtcaatgaaatatcaacaacgatgaaacttatttggttaacataacaacatagaaggtaaagctggattacgttcaaactttacactggatacgtttcaatgttaacttactaaatacc
This window contains:
- a CDS encoding uncharacterized protein (encoded by transcript BESB_015620), encoding TSLMVLNPEATDWIIGGLAVLGISSILSSINFLGTC